The bacterium genome includes a region encoding these proteins:
- a CDS encoding HNH endonuclease, whose protein sequence is MVPEIAHLVCLSEGPIMSSRRSRPPRQVWLALRTMILERDGFTCQECGTWRDLTIHHIRTREAGGPDSPENLITLCRDCHTRLHQPRGVRVATVDTGDSPARSAP, encoded by the coding sequence ATGGTCCCGGAGATCGCACACCTGGTATGTCTGTCCGAAGGGCCGATCATGAGCTCCCGGAGATCCCGACCTCCCCGGCAGGTATGGCTAGCGCTCCGGACCATGATCCTAGAGCGGGACGGCTTCACCTGTCAGGAGTGCGGCACATGGCGCGACCTCACCATCCATCATATACGTACTCGAGAAGCCGGCGGACCCGACAGCCCGGAGAACCTGATCACTCTCTGCCGGGACTGCCATACAAGACTGCATCAGCCTCGCGGCGTCCGGGTGGCGACCGTCGATACAGGGGACTCTCCCGCGCGGTCGGCCCCCTGA
- a CDS encoding ParB N-terminal domain-containing protein: protein MVAIPLGKIIQHKETQPRVTIDEAIVDEYSEDMKQGAVFPAIDVFQIDGHYVIVDGYHRYHAALKAGLTGLDCTVFQGTIRDAILYALGANANHGFRRTNEDKRIAVEKMLKDPEWSTWSDGMIATKCHVSDVLVRKLRSESLPKLPSFSPSGERKYVTKNGHVATMKTANIGKEQKKSPFQTGKQIFDHKFDDHAIAEEKAAEIPAVKREEPPTPVPAPVRRDPPKPMPVITRAGTTCRIVADSMDQKILQAIIREGLADTLDEAAQFVFDSGIESVQERFS, encoded by the coding sequence ATGGTCGCCATCCCCTTAGGCAAGATCATCCAGCACAAGGAGACGCAGCCCCGCGTCACCATCGATGAAGCGATCGTGGACGAGTACAGCGAGGATATGAAGCAGGGCGCGGTCTTCCCCGCTATTGACGTCTTCCAGATCGACGGCCATTACGTCATCGTCGATGGCTACCACCGCTATCATGCAGCCTTGAAGGCGGGCCTGACCGGGCTCGACTGCACGGTCTTCCAGGGCACGATCCGCGATGCCATTCTCTATGCGCTGGGGGCGAATGCGAATCACGGGTTCCGCCGGACGAACGAGGACAAGCGGATCGCGGTCGAGAAGATGTTGAAAGACCCGGAATGGAGTACCTGGTCTGATGGCATGATCGCGACGAAGTGTCACGTCTCTGACGTACTTGTGAGGAAGCTCCGCAGTGAAAGCTTGCCAAAATTACCTAGCTTTTCACCCTCCGGTGAACGGAAGTATGTCACCAAGAACGGGCATGTCGCCACCATGAAAACCGCCAATATTGGCAAAGAACAGAAGAAGAGCCCGTTCCAAACAGGAAAACAGATCTTCGATCACAAGTTCGACGACCATGCGATCGCTGAAGAGAAGGCCGCCGAGATTCCAGCAGTGAAGCGGGAGGAACCCCCTACCCCGGTACCAGCTCCGGTACGGAGGGATCCGCCGAAACCCATGCCGGTCATCACCCGTGCCGGGACGACCTGCCGAATCGTGGCCGATAGCATGGATCAGAAGATCCTTCAGGCAATCATCCGGGAAGGGCTCGCCGACACGCTCGACGAAGCCGCGCAGTTCGTCTTCGATTCTGGTATTGAATCGGTGCAGGAGCGGTTCTCATGA
- a CDS encoding DUF3006 domain-containing protein — MKFTVDRIEDGIIVLLLRVDESVKVELPKVVAPTLREGDVVDLTITKDELETNAAKQRVSSLIEKLKNKQK, encoded by the coding sequence ATGAAGTTCACAGTCGATAGAATCGAAGACGGGATTATCGTCCTGCTCCTAAGGGTAGACGAGAGCGTGAAGGTGGAGCTACCGAAAGTGGTCGCGCCAACCCTCCGCGAGGGCGATGTCGTCGACCTCACGATCACGAAGGATGAGCTGGAGACGAATGCCGCGAAGCAGCGGGTTTCATCGCTCATCGAGAAGCTGAAGAATAAGCAGAAGTGA
- a CDS encoding ComEC/Rec2 family competence protein has translation MDTRAVALLLILLCILAAGCTSTKPGGVNASTTTVVATPSTTVPAVSGSLVVRILNVGQGDAILLQSNGKTMLVDAGPTSAGSSVVSTLRGLGISSLDIVVATHPHEDHIGGMQAVLAAFPVKAFVDPGYPHTTSTYEKMLETIDAKNIPFRTVTAGDTIAWDPSVAIAVYNPQASFVDDINENSIVLKVVHGSTVLLLEGDAGTVAESVMARQDLDADILKVGHHGSSSASSAAFLAKVSPETSVISVGAGNSYGHPTAVTLQRLVQAGSTVYRTDQDGTVTITSTGSGYTVTTAKTPAASATVSATMTVPSSAVCSCTGNLYNCGDFATKAAAQACYDYCITRGKGDVHRLDGTDGDGQVCEALP, from the coding sequence ATGGATACTCGAGCTGTTGCCCTTCTTCTGATCCTCCTCTGCATCCTCGCGGCAGGCTGCACGTCGACGAAGCCTGGAGGGGTGAACGCCTCGACCACGACGGTCGTCGCGACCCCCTCGACCACCGTTCCCGCTGTATCGGGATCGCTCGTCGTCCGGATCCTCAACGTCGGGCAGGGCGACGCGATCCTGCTGCAATCGAATGGGAAGACGATGCTCGTCGACGCGGGCCCGACCTCCGCGGGGTCCTCGGTCGTCTCGACCCTGCGAGGCCTCGGCATCAGCTCGCTCGATATCGTGGTCGCGACGCATCCCCACGAGGACCATATCGGCGGCATGCAGGCCGTCCTTGCCGCCTTCCCCGTGAAGGCCTTCGTGGATCCGGGCTACCCGCACACGACGTCGACGTATGAGAAGATGCTCGAGACGATCGACGCGAAGAATATCCCCTTCCGGACCGTGACGGCTGGCGACACGATCGCCTGGGATCCGTCCGTCGCGATCGCCGTCTATAACCCGCAGGCATCGTTCGTCGACGACATCAACGAGAACTCGATCGTGCTCAAGGTCGTGCACGGCTCGACGGTCCTCCTCCTCGAGGGCGATGCCGGGACAGTCGCCGAGTCCGTGATGGCGAGGCAGGACCTCGATGCGGATATCCTGAAAGTGGGACACCATGGGAGCAGCTCTGCCTCTAGTGCCGCCTTCCTCGCGAAGGTCTCGCCGGAGACGAGCGTGATCTCGGTCGGGGCCGGCAACTCCTACGGCCACCCGACCGCGGTCACGCTGCAGCGGCTCGTGCAGGCGGGATCGACGGTCTACCGGACCGACCAGGACGGCACGGTCACCATCACGTCGACGGGCTCGGGCTACACGGTGACGACCGCGAAGACCCCGGCCGCCTCTGCCACGGTGTCCGCGACGATGACGGTCCCCTCGAGTGCCGTCTGTTCGTGCACCGGCAACCTCTACAACTGCGGGGACTTCGCGACGAAGGCGGCAGCCCAGGCCTGTTATGACTACTGTATCACCCGGGGGAAAGGAGACGTGCACCGGCTTGATGGGACGGATGGCGACGGCCAGGTCTGCGAGGCGCTACCATGA
- a CDS encoding PKD domain-containing protein, translating into MTIFYVRAVDGPAAWHAGDPNLRTCDGTADQTEINAAIDAAKAAGGGSSVECSEGTFWCSGAVVHKGVALLKGQGKSGAGGTFFRFSSPSGQNSIAMNVAGGNLEDICLTTYGRVYILTSNHTFTNVRCFETGPTSGEMACFVVYAENETIQDLTFDSCDCIDPQRYGFWMGGVEPCKVKDIHYLDCLAQNCGRYGRALSPDWQNGFDIMENPAGIAENVTYENCTCTGSWESGWYSEGGATLINVQLINCAARDCGQVEWSGAGSAAQGAGYLIQGSATLTNCLASGNIRDVLLYYAGAVTGVATNFQSEGGSKVGIATYRRSTYTGGWTFNGGTFLDCTDPVIPVNTTCTLALNDVAFTSSSPTAHDAITTSAGATTLICTRCAFTNYRYGVRNPASPCSSSKPTLVDCAFYGTYTAPGYICCTVSGSYPSNPDLVVTDISLSPSSPTVGQAVTFSAVVKNNGNAATPAGVVHGVRFTVDDDAGIVRTATAHTASIAAGASVVIAASSTWAATTGAHHVDAEVDYAELIDEQNEDNNAFAKSFSVGSAPPVTPPVANFTYSVAGKTVTFHDTSTNTPTSWDYDCDDGTAHETTQNPVHVYAAYGTYDVHLHATNAGGTGQVTKTIILTAPPLAPAAAFSHSILEHTTVGFEDTSTETPSSWFWNFGDGHSSNQQDPTHVYASSGTYTVTLTATNANGSDTHSMEISIPTEVVPKRLRRSATVQ; encoded by the coding sequence ATGACGATCTTCTACGTCAGGGCCGTCGACGGTCCCGCGGCCTGGCACGCCGGGGACCCGAACCTCCGCACCTGCGACGGGACCGCGGACCAGACCGAGATCAACGCCGCCATCGATGCCGCGAAGGCCGCGGGCGGCGGGAGCTCCGTCGAGTGCTCCGAGGGGACCTTCTGGTGCAGCGGAGCCGTCGTGCATAAGGGCGTCGCGCTCCTCAAGGGGCAGGGCAAGAGCGGTGCCGGAGGTACGTTCTTCCGCTTCTCGAGCCCGAGCGGCCAGAACTCCATCGCGATGAACGTCGCTGGCGGCAACCTCGAGGACATCTGCCTCACCACGTACGGCCGCGTCTACATCCTCACGAGCAACCACACCTTCACGAACGTCCGCTGCTTCGAGACCGGACCGACGTCGGGCGAGATGGCGTGCTTCGTCGTCTATGCGGAGAACGAGACCATCCAGGACCTCACCTTCGATAGCTGCGACTGCATCGATCCGCAGCGCTACGGCTTCTGGATGGGCGGCGTCGAGCCCTGCAAGGTCAAGGACATCCACTACCTCGACTGTCTCGCGCAGAACTGCGGTAGGTACGGCCGTGCCCTCTCGCCGGACTGGCAGAACGGGTTCGACATCATGGAGAATCCCGCGGGCATCGCGGAGAACGTCACCTATGAGAACTGCACCTGCACGGGATCCTGGGAGAGCGGCTGGTACTCCGAGGGGGGCGCGACCCTCATCAACGTCCAGCTCATCAACTGCGCCGCCCGGGACTGCGGACAGGTCGAGTGGAGCGGCGCCGGCTCGGCCGCGCAGGGTGCGGGCTACCTCATCCAGGGGTCCGCGACCTTGACGAACTGCCTCGCGAGCGGCAACATCCGGGACGTTCTCCTCTATTATGCCGGTGCCGTGACGGGCGTCGCGACGAACTTCCAGAGCGAGGGCGGGAGCAAGGTCGGGATCGCGACCTACCGGCGGAGCACCTACACGGGAGGCTGGACCTTCAACGGCGGCACCTTCCTGGACTGCACCGATCCCGTGATCCCCGTGAACACGACCTGCACGCTCGCCCTCAACGACGTCGCCTTCACGAGCTCCTCGCCGACCGCGCACGACGCCATCACGACGAGCGCGGGCGCGACGACCCTCATATGTACCCGCTGCGCCTTCACGAACTACCGGTACGGCGTGCGGAACCCGGCCTCGCCCTGCTCGTCGTCGAAACCGACGCTCGTCGACTGCGCCTTCTATGGCACCTACACCGCCCCCGGCTACATCTGCTGCACCGTCTCGGGCTCCTACCCCTCGAACCCCGATCTCGTCGTCACGGATATCTCGCTCTCCCCCTCAAGCCCCACGGTCGGGCAGGCCGTGACGTTCTCGGCCGTCGTGAAGAACAACGGGAACGCCGCCACCCCGGCGGGCGTCGTCCATGGCGTCCGCTTCACCGTGGACGATGATGCGGGGATCGTCCGGACCGCGACCGCCCATACGGCCTCGATCGCGGCCGGCGCCTCGGTGGTGATCGCGGCATCCTCGACCTGGGCCGCTACCACGGGGGCGCATCACGTCGACGCCGAGGTCGACTATGCCGAGCTCATCGACGAGCAGAACGAGGACAACAACGCCTTCGCCAAGTCCTTCTCCGTGGGGAGTGCTCCTCCCGTGACGCCCCCCGTGGCGAACTTCACGTACTCCGTCGCCGGGAAGACCGTCACCTTCCACGATACCTCCACCAACACCCCGACCTCCTGGGACTACGACTGCGACGACGGGACCGCGCACGAGACGACGCAGAACCCCGTCCACGTCTACGCCGCCTATGGCACGTACGACGTCCACCTGCACGCGACGAACGCCGGCGGCACCGGGCAGGTCACGAAGACCATTATCCTGACGGCTCCGCCGCTCGCGCCCGCCGCGGCCTTCTCGCACAGCATCCTCGAGCATACGACGGTCGGCTTCGAGGACACCTCGACCGAGACCCCGAGCAGCTGGTTCTGGAACTTCGGCGACGGCCACTCCAGCAACCAGCAGGACCCGACGCACGTCTACGCGAGCTCCGGCACCTATACCGTGACCTTGACCGCGACGAACGCGAACGGCTCGGACACGCATTCGATGGAGATCTCCATCCCCACCGAGGTCGTGCCGAAACGCCTCAGGCGGTCCGCGACCGTGCAGTGA
- a CDS encoding phage tail tape measure protein has translation MGLLDGFSDIVIRILGDTSGLEAALEEAKGQLADLDVTAKDLVKIGAVFTTIGVAVTALTDDAKKMNAELGMTAANLGITTDEMRGLAIETADAGFSLSEVQKTFDLLARSGVKSTDDLTAIAKSMDQLGGATGNAAEATTAIMIPALRAFDIPLQDVGKHSDALTYMVRNSTVGLDDFSATMNKLAPDLQEAGLSMEDVIAILMGMNEQGIQGKTALSLFAQGLKEGGADLEQYKVPLGEVTGLTEKYDTISDSALGTMDQLTSMWSEFSFSVGSALEPLSGVGAAMAVIGPVIGGIGGLSELSSLLGGLGGAAGGAGGILGAGGIAGLAGTLLPLLPIIAAVAAGAALLYVAWTQDWGGIQEKAGAAFEWLQGAFQVLQEALLAAWEAMQPVLADLKAILEDIAGAIAYFVDWVGQFWDALSTGDTAKVKALLVDLVKAFAAGFLDISKDMAQFAIDLTNAFNQLALDALKWGAEVVIQLIFGIGNMTLDLMKTLTNINNVFFEILAGLPGDALAWGKDIILKLIDGIGASLGLDIKLSDLVRQFEDWIGGLPAMAFDWGINIIQSLLDGIASKARELEDSLINGPAKVVSDILGVHSPTEKGPLRDIDTWGGNIVSTIAQGIQTNAGLLTGIGWTAISQASISPQPAAPSMGGGIFQPILNFTGDMIVRTESDIDAIADAIAEKLNKSLVSGFMW, from the coding sequence ATGGGACTGCTTGACGGTTTCTCGGATATCGTCATACGGATCCTCGGCGACACCTCGGGCCTCGAGGCCGCGCTCGAGGAGGCGAAGGGCCAGCTCGCGGACCTCGATGTCACGGCGAAGGACCTCGTCAAGATCGGGGCCGTCTTCACGACGATCGGGGTCGCGGTCACGGCGCTCACCGATGACGCGAAGAAGATGAACGCCGAGCTCGGCATGACGGCCGCGAACCTCGGCATCACGACGGACGAGATGCGAGGGCTTGCGATCGAGACGGCCGATGCCGGGTTCTCCCTCTCGGAGGTCCAGAAGACCTTCGACCTCCTCGCGAGATCGGGCGTGAAGTCCACCGACGACCTCACCGCTATCGCGAAATCGATGGATCAGCTCGGCGGCGCGACCGGGAACGCCGCGGAGGCCACGACGGCCATCATGATCCCCGCGCTCCGGGCCTTCGATATCCCGCTCCAGGACGTGGGCAAGCACAGCGATGCTCTCACGTACATGGTGAGAAACTCCACCGTGGGCCTCGATGATTTCTCGGCGACGATGAACAAGCTCGCGCCCGACCTGCAGGAAGCGGGGCTCTCCATGGAGGACGTGATCGCGATCCTCATGGGCATGAACGAGCAGGGCATCCAGGGCAAGACCGCGCTCTCGCTCTTCGCGCAGGGCCTCAAGGAGGGCGGCGCGGACCTCGAGCAGTACAAGGTCCCGCTCGGCGAGGTCACGGGCCTCACGGAGAAGTACGATACCATCTCGGATTCCGCACTCGGCACGATGGATCAGCTTACATCCATGTGGTCGGAGTTCTCGTTCTCCGTGGGATCCGCGCTCGAACCGCTCTCCGGCGTGGGTGCCGCCATGGCCGTGATCGGTCCCGTCATCGGCGGGATCGGTGGGCTCTCTGAACTTTCCTCTCTCCTTGGCGGCCTTGGGGGAGCGGCAGGAGGTGCGGGCGGGATCCTCGGGGCGGGCGGCATCGCGGGTCTCGCGGGCACGCTGCTCCCGCTGCTGCCCATCATCGCGGCCGTCGCGGCGGGTGCGGCGCTCCTCTACGTGGCCTGGACGCAGGACTGGGGCGGCATCCAGGAGAAGGCCGGTGCCGCGTTCGAATGGCTGCAAGGTGCATTCCAGGTCCTCCAGGAGGCGCTCCTCGCGGCTTGGGAAGCGATGCAGCCCGTCCTCGCGGACCTCAAGGCGATCCTCGAGGATATCGCCGGCGCCATCGCGTACTTCGTCGACTGGGTCGGGCAGTTCTGGGACGCGCTCTCGACCGGAGATACCGCGAAGGTGAAGGCGCTCCTCGTGGATCTCGTCAAGGCCTTCGCGGCCGGCTTCCTCGATATTTCGAAGGATATGGCGCAGTTCGCCATCGACCTCACGAACGCCTTCAACCAGCTCGCGCTCGACGCGCTCAAGTGGGGCGCGGAGGTCGTGATCCAGCTCATTTTCGGTATCGGGAACATGACGCTCGACCTCATGAAGACCCTGACGAACATCAACAACGTCTTCTTTGAGATCCTTGCCGGGCTGCCCGGCGATGCGCTCGCGTGGGGCAAGGACATCATCCTCAAGCTCATCGACGGCATCGGGGCGTCGCTCGGCCTCGATATCAAGCTCTCCGATCTCGTCAGGCAGTTCGAGGACTGGATCGGCGGGCTCCCGGCGATGGCCTTCGACTGGGGCATCAATATCATCCAGAGCCTCCTCGACGGGATCGCCTCGAAGGCCCGCGAGCTCGAAGACTCCCTCATCAACGGGCCCGCGAAGGTGGTCTCGGATATCCTCGGCGTCCACTCGCCGACCGAGAAGGGGCCGCTCCGGGATATCGATACCTGGGGAGGGAACATCGTCTCGACGATCGCGCAGGGTATCCAGACGAACGCCGGCCTCCTCACCGGGATCGGCTGGACCGCGATCTCCCAGGCCTCGATCTCCCCGCAGCCCGCGGCGCCCTCGATGGGGGGCGGCATCTTCCAGCCCATTCTCAATTTCACGGGAGATATGATTGTCCGGACGGAGTCCGATATCGACGCGATCGCGGATGCCATCGCGGAGAAGCTGAACAAATCGCTCGTCTCGGGGTTCATGTGGTAA
- a CDS encoding phage tail tube protein — translation MAFHGKYVANIDYIEEGTYGSTPSNPALVWPGRVYSVRPLNKVKNVVKRYLPPASVTDNKALSLTAFKVGEEIGLDIGMVPQTGSLLAWLIYWLGGTTAAPVSDTQKSVSMVLTDPAAATNKYHTYAGMTGSELTLDAQEDREIDIKCKMLGAELTVGNTDPKGSGSHPSASAGAELTFEDISAAQLKYTASGSYANLTDALHGLTFSIKNKLVLVKDINNTKSTKIQAIVVAARELGLTLDIDYTDIGTGSATNFGITDIRSLTDFSFKFTLDSKTYTFTGVKFPELPYEFGPDDIFGDKLTSLPITSLSIA, via the coding sequence ATGGCATTTCACGGAAAATATGTCGCGAACATCGATTATATCGAGGAAGGCACGTACGGCAGCACGCCCTCGAACCCGGCCCTGGTCTGGCCCGGGCGCGTGTACAGCGTACGGCCTCTGAACAAGGTGAAGAACGTCGTCAAGCGGTATCTCCCTCCGGCGAGCGTCACCGATAACAAGGCGCTCTCCCTGACAGCGTTCAAGGTCGGCGAAGAGATCGGCCTCGATATCGGCATGGTGCCGCAGACGGGCTCGCTCCTCGCGTGGCTCATCTACTGGCTCGGCGGCACCACGGCGGCGCCGGTCTCGGATACCCAGAAGTCCGTCTCGATGGTGCTCACGGACCCCGCCGCCGCGACGAACAAGTACCACACCTACGCGGGCATGACGGGATCCGAACTCACGCTCGACGCCCAGGAGGACCGCGAGATCGACATCAAGTGCAAGATGCTCGGGGCGGAGCTCACCGTGGGCAACACGGACCCGAAGGGCAGCGGCTCGCATCCGTCCGCGTCCGCGGGAGCCGAGCTGACGTTCGAGGACATCTCCGCGGCGCAGCTCAAGTATACGGCCTCGGGATCCTACGCGAACCTCACCGATGCCCTGCACGGGCTCACGTTCTCGATCAAGAACAAGCTCGTGCTCGTCAAGGACATCAACAACACGAAGTCCACGAAGATCCAGGCGATCGTGGTCGCGGCCCGCGAGCTCGGGCTCACGCTGGATATCGACTATACCGATATCGGCACGGGCTCCGCGACGAACTTCGGCATCACGGATATCCGCAGCCTCACGGACTTCTCGTTCAAGTTCACGCTCGATTCGAAGACCTACACCTTCACGGGCGTGAAGTTCCCCGAGCTCCCCTACGAGTTCGGTCCGGACGACATCTTCGGCGACAAGCTGACGAGCCTCCCCATCACCTCCCTCAGTATCGCATAA
- a CDS encoding LamG-like jellyroll fold domain-containing protein, with protein MSCLVAGHPSLLFDQQGLVPGASAIYLFDDQARNLLKYSQQFDNAAWVKDDSVVTPNATTAQDGTTTMDLLKEGSSVDTYHRVLQNVNLAAFAANQVVTFSVFVKAKERTKLEMWAYDKSKSVQRSNFDLVTGAAALEVGGVTATMQETHTGSGIYRCIFTYSVGTGANTTGLVYILLHNGDSEYYTGDGASGLYLWGAQLEPGTVATTYYPTTDKQMLMDTSKPRKNLLLPNQANGSEDGSVGVWQSDGATITSSTEQARSGLRSLKFVTDNAANYEGAYLARPIGSLEPSKSYTVSGYILGVAGTVRLRIEEQTDAGEYVSAANSATLTLDGTFQRISVSRAFGATGRMAQIYIQTVGRQGIIFYVDDLQFEEGSAATAWEAPPNIGILGSGTGADTNDPTPTGKGLSFTADDYVMLGKPTLYSPNGFTMEYVFYLGAAGADDSYAALGSRYIANGYALLIYFNGGGVRDLEFYIHSVGDITFNAATVPLQEWHLVTVTYDGSTVRMYWDGGLLPKTLSLDHADINVATGDTIGGAWGGENGLQIAYSGKYARGLTQAEITRNYNFLKSYLAPRGVALS; from the coding sequence ATGAGCTGCCTCGTCGCGGGGCATCCCTCCCTCCTCTTCGACCAGCAGGGCCTCGTCCCCGGAGCCAGTGCGATCTACCTCTTCGATGACCAGGCCCGCAACCTGCTCAAGTATAGCCAGCAATTCGACAATGCAGCGTGGGTAAAAGACGATTCCGTCGTCACCCCTAATGCGACGACGGCCCAGGACGGCACGACGACGATGGATCTCCTGAAGGAGGGATCGAGCGTCGATACCTATCATAGGGTTCTTCAAAACGTCAATTTGGCAGCATTCGCAGCGAATCAAGTGGTTACATTCTCAGTTTTTGTGAAGGCGAAAGAGCGAACCAAGTTAGAAATGTGGGCCTATGATAAATCGAAGTCTGTACAGCGGTCTAACTTCGACCTCGTGACGGGGGCCGCAGCGCTCGAGGTGGGCGGAGTAACCGCTACCATGCAGGAGACCCATACGGGGTCAGGTATTTATCGGTGCATTTTCACGTATAGCGTCGGAACGGGGGCCAATACAACCGGATTGGTTTATATTCTTCTGCACAATGGCGATTCTGAGTACTACACGGGCGATGGCGCAAGCGGCCTCTACCTCTGGGGAGCCCAGCTCGAACCCGGCACCGTTGCCACGACGTACTACCCGACCACCGATAAGCAGATGTTGATGGACACCAGCAAACCGCGAAAGAACCTGCTGCTGCCGAATCAGGCAAATGGGAGTGAGGATGGGTCGGTGGGGGTCTGGCAGAGTGATGGAGCCACCATCACCTCCTCCACGGAACAGGCCCGGAGCGGATTGCGGTCGCTCAAGTTTGTCACTGATAATGCTGCCAACTATGAAGGGGCGTATCTTGCCCGGCCCATTGGGTCGTTAGAGCCCTCAAAATCCTACACGGTCTCAGGGTATATCCTCGGCGTGGCTGGCACGGTTCGATTGAGAATCGAAGAACAAACCGATGCCGGGGAGTATGTCAGTGCCGCCAACTCTGCAACCCTGACATTAGATGGGACGTTTCAGCGGATATCCGTATCCAGAGCCTTTGGAGCCACCGGGAGAATGGCCCAGATCTACATTCAGACGGTAGGCCGGCAGGGCATCATCTTCTATGTCGATGACCTGCAGTTCGAAGAAGGATCAGCAGCTACCGCCTGGGAAGCCCCGCCGAACATCGGCATCCTCGGTTCGGGCACCGGCGCCGACACCAACGACCCGACCCCGACGGGGAAGGGGCTCTCGTTCACGGCGGACGATTATGTTATGCTGGGCAAACCGACCCTGTATAGCCCGAATGGATTCACAATGGAGTATGTTTTTTACCTCGGGGCGGCTGGAGCAGATGATTCTTACGCGGCTTTGGGTTCGAGATATATCGCGAACGGATATGCACTTTTAATATATTTCAATGGTGGCGGCGTGCGCGATTTGGAATTTTATATACATTCCGTGGGAGATATCACCTTCAATGCGGCAACAGTGCCCCTTCAAGAATGGCATTTGGTGACTGTCACCTATGACGGTTCGACGGTTAGAATGTACTGGGACGGAGGTCTATTGCCAAAAACCCTCTCATTGGATCACGCCGATATCAACGTTGCTACGGGAGATACTATTGGAGGTGCATGGGGTGGAGAAAACGGCTTGCAGATTGCCTATAGTGGGAAATATGCGCGAGGTCTCACGCAGGCCGAGATCACCCGCAATTACAATTTCCTGAAATCCTACCTCGCCCCGCGGGGGGTGGCGCTCTCATGA